Proteins encoded together in one Triticum dicoccoides isolate Atlit2015 ecotype Zavitan chromosome 7B, WEW_v2.0, whole genome shotgun sequence window:
- the LOC119335408 gene encoding chloroplast envelope membrane protein-like yields the protein MSCYVVSSSGVAVWFAVEERIGHRRVCACKMFDVGPQRRRVGRRLVGFAKKRRRSKRQQPWWKAWFSDWNDEEESLAGWREDDELLQQVVSNEDLSEDDKFQTWKSKAEAIVDLREAQQDAENAEGRSWEDWIGWGSTSGDGDWGGGGSLSDQITDDPTEIVRDKGIAEAFRDSIDEDYNDMLFEDRVFLYASTKSAKFLALLIVVPWVLDLLVHDYVMMPFLDRYVEKVPLAAEMLDVRRSQKIQMIKDLNIEKARFRFEVEIGKSPPLSDEEFWSELREKAVELRDEWRLENRQAFANIWSDMVYGVALFLLMYFNQSKVAMIKFTGYKLLNNISDSGKAFLIILVSDILLGYHSEAGWHSLVEIILDHYGLETDQAAVTFFVCLVPVALDVFIKFWVYKYLPRLSPSVGNILDEIRRH from the exons ATGAGTTGCTACGTGGTCAGCTCTAGCGGCGTTGCGGTCTGGTTCGCCGTAGAGGAGAGGATCGGGCACCGGAGGGTTTGCGCATGCAAGATGTTCGATGTCGGTCCCCAGAGGAGGAGGGTGGGGAGGCGCCTGGTGGGTTTTGCCAAGAAGAGGAGGCGTTCCAAGAGGCAGCAGCCATGGTGGAAGGCGTGGTTCTCTGATTGGAACGATGAGGAAGAGAGCCTCGCCGGCTGGAGGGAGGATGATGAATTGCTCCAGCAGGTTGTTAGCAACGAAGACCTGTCGGAGGATGACAAGTTTCAGACATGGAAGAGCAAGGCCGAGGCGATTGTCGACCTGCGGGAAGCCCAGCAGGATGCCGAAAATGCAGAAGGGCGGTCATGGGAGGATTGGATAGGTTGGGGCAGCACATCCGGCGATGGTGACTGGGGCGGGGGTGGGAGCTTGTCGGACCAGATAACTGATGATCCGACGGAGATAGTGAGGGACAAGGGCATCGCTGAAGCTTTTAGGGACTCTATTGATGAAGATTACAACGACATGTTGTTTGAGGACCGGGTTTTTCTATACGCTTCGACGAAATCG GCCAAATTCCTAGCATTGTTGATCGTTGTTCCATGGGTGTTGGATCTTCTAGTACATGACTATGTTATGATGCCATTTCTAGACAG GTATGTCGAGAAGGTACCACTCGCCGCTGAAATGCTTGATGTAAGACGCAGCCAGAAGATTCAGATGATAAAGGACCTAAATATTGAGAAAGCAAGATTCCGTTTTGAAGTAGAGATCGGTAAATCTCCTCCACTTTCTGATGAGGAGTTCTGGTCAGAGTTGCGGGAAAAAGC GGTAGAGCTGAGGGATGAATGGAGATTAGAAAACCGACAAGCATTTGCAAATATCTGGTCTGATATGGTTTATGGGGTTGCCCTATTCCTTCTTATGTACTTTAACCAGAGTAAA GTTGCAATGATAAAGTTCACAGGATATAAGTTGCTAAACAATATCTCGGACAGTGGGAAGGCTTTTCTTATCATTTTAGTGTCAGATATCCTTCTAGG GTACCATTCGGAGGCAGGTTGGCATTCATTGGTGGAAATTATTCTTGACCACTATGGACTGGAAACAGATCAAGCTGCAGTCACCTTTTTCGTTTGTCTGGTTCCAGTTGCCCTGGACGTATTTATAAAGTTTTGG GTGTACAAATACCTTCCAAGACTATCACCTAGTGTGGGAAACATCTTGGATGAAATAAGGCGTCACTAG